The Winogradskyella schleiferi genome contains the following window.
CATTCGGGCAGTTAAAACCTGGCTTTAATACTAATGAAGCTAAACATACTATGGCGATGTGCAATAGTTACAATTTCATCAAACAATTTAATTCCGATCAAACCATTATTCCAAACGGCTATAATTTGAGCTATACCTCAGATGTTATGAGTATGGATAATAAATTTCAGGTTTATGAAAATGGCAAGATTGGCGTCATTAATTATAGAGGTTCTACGGATAGTGTCATCAGTTGGGTAGAGAATTGCTATTCAGCCATGATTCCTGCAAATGGAACAATTACGATAGACGGTGAAGCTACCGAGTATGCATTTGCTAAGGAAGAAACTGCAGCAGTTCATGCTGGTTACGGTTTAACTATAGTTGTGCTTTCTGATGTTTTAAAAGCACAAATAAAAGCGTTAAATTCAAAAGGCATTTATCATATTATTATCACAGGCCATAGTCAAGGTGGTGCTTTGGCGACGATGACACGTGCTTATTTAGAGAATTTGCCAAAAGGGGAATTGTCTTCAAAAAATGTATATAAAACATATGCTTATGCGCAACCTATGTCTGGGAATAAAGAATTCGCTATTGAATATGACGAACGATTTAGCGATGGAGGAACGAGTTACTCTATAATTAACCCTCAAGATCCTATACCGAATTTGCCATTTAATTATGAAGAAGAGACACTAATAACTAAAGATAAAATTAAAGGCTGGCTATTTGGGGACGATGAGTTTAAACCAAAGGACTTAGGAAAAGATGCGTTCATTAGATTGTTTGAAAGAGGTATTAAGAGCTATGTAAAAAATAGTAATACCTTGGTGAATAAAATTCTTGGGTTGAAATTCGGGAAAATAGAAATGCCAGAGTTTGTTAGCGATATTAATTATTTTCCAACAGGGAACCTTAAGGAAATAGAACCATTTGAGTATCCAAAAATTGAATTGGATGTTAGTGACCTAACCGAAGAAGAGCTCAAAGATCTTCCGCAAGACGAAGACGGAAATTGGTATAAACAAGAACCTAAATTTTTTCAGCATAGTCCTTATAATTATTATGTGGCGATGCTTAAAAAATGGGACAGATCTTCTTTTGAAAATTTAGAGTTGTTTTATTTGGATTCGGATCTGTAAGATGAGTTTTCAATTGTTTTATTAAGTATGAATTGTCAAATTTCGAATTACATAATTTATGTTTTGGTGCTTTAATTCTACATTATATATTGAAAAGTTTGTTGGTTAAGATTGTCCCCTTGAGGGGACTTTAGGGGTGTAAATTTTTGATAATAGCTAATGAAAAATAAAATAATACCATACAACCCAGATTTAAAAATACTTGCTAGACAATTAAGAAAAAACAGCACGTTACCTGAAGTTTTGTTGTGGCAGAGTATAAAACAACGTGCTCTGGGAGTTCAATTTCATAGGCAGGTTCCAATGTTAAATTACATCGCAGATTTTTATTGCCACGAAATAGGTTTAGCTATTGAAATAGATGGAATAAGTCATGATCATAGTTTCATGTATGATGCCAAAAGACAAGGTGAGTTAGAAGCCTACGGTGTTACTTTTTTGAGATTTTCTAATGAAGAAGTTAAAAAGAATATGTTTAGTGTTTTGTTGGTTATTGAAGATAAAGTTAGAGAATTGATTTAGTAGCTTAATCAAAAACACCCCTAAAGTCCCCTCTAGGGGACAATCTGATTCTGAAAAAAAGCTTATAACTTTTTGAGTTTATTATCTTAGTTAAAATTTCTTTTTAAATTAGGTTTGTTTACTTTTAAATCAAAGTATTACGAACATGTCAAAACTACTCAACAACCTCCCAGTCGAAGATTTAACTGAAGACAATGATTACTTAGGAATTATAGACAAAGGTCAAAACATTAAAGCTTTTTTAGAAAATACAGATGAATTTGAAGAGATAAAATTGTTTTCACTTTACGGTGAATGGGGATTTTATAACTACTTTCCTTTTAGTCTCATTTAAAGACTTTAATTCTTCTAGATCTGATTTGTAAACATCAAATTCCAATTCATCATGCAGTTGTAAGAATATTTCGGGTTTATAATTGTCAGCTTCGATTTTGAACATAAATTGTTACTAACGTTTCAATTGGATTTGATTAATATTATTTTAATTATTCCGAAATAAACTGCTTATAATGCGCATAACGTTCAAAAATTTGATTCACATAGTTATAAGGCTCAATACCTCTTACATAACCATATTTTACCACTGGGTCATTGTAATTTTTTGGTAAGCTTAATTCTAGAATCATATCCTCTACATTGTCATCCCATAGTTTTGGATTTAGCCCACGTTTTTTAGCTAGTTTTTGGGCATCTTTAACATGGTATAGGCCACAGTTGTAGGAAGCCATTGTAAATTTTTTACGTTCAGTGGAATCCTTTACAGCTTCAAAATATTCGGATAGTTGGCCAAGGTAAGACGTACCGCCTCTAATACTTTGTTTAGGATCAGTACGGTCAGTAACACCAAGTTCTTTAGCAGTTTTTGGCATAATTTGCATCAAGCCTTTGGCATTGGCCCAAGAACTGTTGTTGGGATCGAAGCGCGATTCTTGATAAATAAGCGAAGCAACCAAACGCCAATCCCAACCTATTTTTTCAGAATGTATTTTAATTAAGCTGTCATAGGGACTGATCTCTTCTTTATTCAAACTGTAAAAATCACTTTTAACACGTCTCCTAAAGTCCTTTTTATTTTTGAAATACTTATTATAAATCACATTGTAATCCACATCTTTTTTTAGCTCTTCTAGCCATAAGTTGGTTGCTTTTAAAAGTTCTGGTGAGTTTTTTCGGGTAGCCCAGCCGATACGCTGAGAGAAGCTTACAGGCACATCAACATCTAATATAGGGTGATATGACGCCATTATTTTAGCAATGTTGTTATCTGCTATGGTATATTTAATCTCACCGTCAGCGACTTCTTTTATGATTTTATCCGTCGCCATTTCGCCAGGCAGGTTTTTAATATAAATTTTGCCACCAAGTTCTTCGGACAGATTGATTATTCTCTCTTTGTAAGCAGATTCATTACGAACGGAGACCGTGTCTTGCAATAACTCTATGGCATCATTAACTAAGGAATTTTCCAATTTGTGCCAATGCATCGTTCGCCAATCATCTGGTTTTTTCTGTACAAGAACTTGTTTGGTTAAATACAAATAATTTGAAAATGAAACCGAAGCTTTGCGGCTTGCAGTTATCGTTAAGCCATGCGCTAAAATGTCGCCATCACCTCGATTGAGCATGTTTATGAGGTCGTCAATATCATCTGCCACTATGATTTCTAGTTCTAGATCGAGATATTTTGCGAGACGTTTTAATAGCTCATATTCGTAGCCCATGGGCTTACCTCTGTAAAGAAAGTAGCTTGTGCCACTATAAACGGTTAAAGCTTTGAGTTTACCGTCCTTTTTAATAGCTGCGAGATCTCTTTGCTGCGTTGGCTCTTCTACAGTAATATTACTATTGCTATTAGGTTTTTCGACGCAAGTGAGATATAAGGAAAAAAATAAAATCGCTATAAATTGAGAAAGGTTAAAAGGTTTTTTGTTAGCTGGCATAATAAGGTTGATTATTTTCCATAAAATACTAAAAACCTACGAGATTGATGTTTAAATCTTAATGCGCCTCCAACCAATTCAAACCTGTATCAATTTCAACATCCAAAGGAACATCCATTTTATAAGCATTTTCCATCTCAGTTTTGATCAAAATCTTGAGTTCTTCAAGTTCTGGTTTGTAAACATCAAACACCAATTCATCATGAACCTGTAAGAGCATTTTCGATTTATAATTGCCTCCTTGTAGTTTGTTATAAATATTGATCATTGCAATTTTAATAATATCTGCGGCGCTTCCTTGTATTGGTGCATTTACGGCGTTGCGTTCTGCAGCACCTCTAACCACGGCGTTTCGAGAATTAATGTCCTTTAAGTAACGACGACGGCCCAAAACGGTTTGCACATAACCATTATCCCTTGCAAAATCTACTTGCTTGCCCATATAGGCTTTGAGTTTGGGATAGGTTGCGTAATAAGTGTCAATGAGTTCTTTGGCTTCGCCACGAGATAAATCGGTTTGGTTACTTAACCCGAAAGCAGACACACCATAAATTATTCCGAAGTTGACTGTTTTAGCATTACTTCGTTGTTCTCTGGTGACTTCAGCTAATGGTACATTAAAAACTTTTGAAGCGGTAGAGGCATGAATATCCTCGCCATTCTTAAAAGCTTCAATCATCGTTTCCTCTTCACTTAAAGCGGCAATGATTCGTAATTCTATTTGTGAATAATCCGCTGCGAGTAAAGTGTATTCCTCATTTCGTGGTACAAATGCTTTTCTCACTTGGCGACCGCGTTCGGTTCGGATTGGAATATTCTGTAAGTTTGGATTGTTACTACTTAAACGACCCGTCGCAGCAACCGTTTGCATATAATCGGTGTGAACTCGGTTTGTTGAAGGTTCTACTTGCAACGGCAATGCATCAACATACGTGCTCTTTAATTTTGAAAGCCCTCTGAAGTCTAAAATTTTCTGAATAATATCGTGGTCTTTTGCTAAGTAACTCAATACGTCTTCTGCTGTGGAATATTGACCTGTTTTGGTTTTTTTAGGCTTATCGACCAGTTTCATTTTTTCAAATAGAATAATGCCCAATTGCTTTGGTGAGGCGATGTTGAATTCTTCTCCTGCGGTTGCATAAATTTCCTGTTCAAGATTTGATATATCAGTGTTGAGCTGTTCGGATAAGGAATTCAGAAATTCGGTATCTAAATTAATGCCTTCCAATTCCATAGCTGCCAAAACCCGTAACAGCGGAATTTCAATATCATCAAATAATTTTTGGGTATTGGCCTCGCCTAATTCTGTTTGAAAATGTTCTTTTAGCTGCAAGGTAATATCTGCATCTTCCACCGCATATTCGGTTTGTTTTTCTAAAGGCACCTCTCGCATGGACAATTGGTTTTTGCCTTTTTTGCCAATGAGTTCTGTAATGGAAATAGGTGTATAGTTCAAATAGGTTTCTGCCAACACATCCATACCATGTCGCATATCTGGATTGATAAGGTAATGTGCTAACATGGTGTCGAAAAGCTTTCCTTTAACATCCACATTATATTTAGCTAAAACCTTAATGTCATATTTTAAATTCTGACCAATTTTTTCAATGTTTTCATTTTCGAAAAATGGTCTTAATATTTCAATTAAGTTTTGGGCTTCAGATTTATCTTCTGGAAAAGGTACGTAAAACCCTTTACCAACTTCCCATGAAAATGCGATACCAACTAATTCTGCAGTTAAAGGATTTAAACCCGTTGTTTCCGTATCGAAACAAACAGAGGTCTGATTCATTAGGTTTTTGACAAACAATTTAGTGGCCATACCAGAGGCTACACTTTGATAGAAATGTGAAGTGGTTTCAGCAGTTTTCCTGGAGTTTTCAGTAACCGTCTGGTTTTGGTCGCTGAGCGTGGTCGATGCCCCAAACAATGAAAATTGTCCAGCACCTGCGTTAGAGCTTGAACTTGAGACTGAATTTGGCGAAGTCTTCTCGACTGTGCTCGAAGTGACAGTTTTTGAAGTGGAAGTTGACTCATCTTGCGGCGCAAAGGTCTTTAAGAAATTATCGGTCAATCGTCTAAACTCCAATTCCTGAAAAATTTCCTTTACTTTTTCAACATCTGGATGGTCAAGTTCAAAATCCTTGGCATTAAACTCCACAGGAACATCTAGCATAATGGTTGCCAGTTGTTTTGATAACAAGCCAAGCTCTTTATTGGCCTCAATCTTTTCTTTCATTTTTCCTTTTAGCTCATGTGTATTGGCTAAAAGGTTTTCCATACTGCCATAAGCCTTCAAAAATTTCTTAGCAGTTTTCTCTCCAACTCCAGGCAAACCAGGAATATTATCACTAGAATCTCCCATCATTCCTAAAAAATCAATGACTTGCATTGGTTCTATAACCTCAAACTTTTTTTGTACTTCAGGAATTCCCCAAGTTTCGTAACCGCCTCCAAAAACAGGTCTATACATAAAAATATTCTCTGTTACTAACTGCGCAAAATCTTTATCTGGAGTAACCATATAGGTTTTGTAGCCTTCTTTTTCCGCTTGACGAGACAGTGTTCCAATAACATCATCTGCTTCGTACCCTTCCTTTACCATGATGGGAATGTGCATGGCTTCCAAAATATTGCAAATATGTGGAATGGCAGTTCTTATCCCTTCAGGTGTTTCGTCTCTGTTAGCTTTGTAAGCTTCAAACATTTCAACCCTATCTACACTTCCACCTTTATCAAAACAAACGGCTAAATGGTCTGGTCGTTCACGTTTTATGACATCTAACAATGAATTCATAAAACCCATAATGGCAGAGGTATCTTCGCCTTTAGAATTTATTCTTGGGTTTTTTATAAAGGCATAATAGCCACGGAAAATAAGGGCATAGGCATCAACTAGAAAAAGGCGCTTTTGGTCTGACATGTTATTTAATTTTGAAGTCTATAAAACTACAAAACTTAAACCTTGATATGAAAGAATGATTTATTAAATAATGAACAAAAAGAAAGCCGGTCCCTACTCCGGCTTTCTTCCTAAAAAAAAATATAATTGAAGACAATCCAATTATGTCATAAATGTGATTCCGTATCTACCGCATATTTCCGAAACTACTTTGAAGTCTGGAGGACCAGAAGGTAAATCGTTTAGTTCTTTGAACATTATTTCTATTCCAGCAGGAAAGGCGCTAGTGATCATTTTGGCTTTTTCTGTGCCAATTACAGTCCAAGAATGTGGAATATTTTTAGGAGCAAAAGCAACATCACCAGCTTTGAGTACCGTAGTTTTACCATCTACCATGATTTCAATTTCTCCTTTAATCACTCTAAATATTTCATCTTCCTTGGTATGGATGTGTGGTGGAATACCTACACCAGGTTCTACATCATCTACCCATTCTACAATTTGATTGTTAGTGTCACTGCCAATAAGCTTATGCGTTTGTATATCACCAATAACATTTAAGCGAGTCCCATCGTTATTTCTAATGATTTTTCCTTTTAAATTACCTGTTAATGTTTTTAAATGCTTTGTGATTGAAAAATTTGGAATCAACGCTAAGAGGCTGATTCCGCCCAATGATTTTAAAAAATGTTGTCGT
Protein-coding sequences here:
- a CDS encoding endonuclease domain-containing protein encodes the protein MKNKIIPYNPDLKILARQLRKNSTLPEVLLWQSIKQRALGVQFHRQVPMLNYIADFYCHEIGLAIEIDGISHDHSFMYDAKRQGELEAYGVTFLRFSNEEVKKNMFSVLLVIEDKVRELI
- a CDS encoding lipase family protein, which gives rise to MRRLVTLIFLLFSILSFGQLKPGFNTNEAKHTMAMCNSYNFIKQFNSDQTIIPNGYNLSYTSDVMSMDNKFQVYENGKIGVINYRGSTDSVISWVENCYSAMIPANGTITIDGEATEYAFAKEETAAVHAGYGLTIVVLSDVLKAQIKALNSKGIYHIIITGHSQGGALATMTRAYLENLPKGELSSKNVYKTYAYAQPMSGNKEFAIEYDERFSDGGTSYSIINPQDPIPNLPFNYEEETLITKDKIKGWLFGDDEFKPKDLGKDAFIRLFERGIKSYVKNSNTLVNKILGLKFGKIEMPEFVSDINYFPTGNLKEIEPFEYPKIELDVSDLTEEELKDLPQDEDGNWYKQEPKFFQHSPYNYYVAMLKKWDRSSFENLELFYLDSDL
- the polA gene encoding DNA polymerase I, translated to MSDQKRLFLVDAYALIFRGYYAFIKNPRINSKGEDTSAIMGFMNSLLDVIKRERPDHLAVCFDKGGSVDRVEMFEAYKANRDETPEGIRTAIPHICNILEAMHIPIMVKEGYEADDVIGTLSRQAEKEGYKTYMVTPDKDFAQLVTENIFMYRPVFGGGYETWGIPEVQKKFEVIEPMQVIDFLGMMGDSSDNIPGLPGVGEKTAKKFLKAYGSMENLLANTHELKGKMKEKIEANKELGLLSKQLATIMLDVPVEFNAKDFELDHPDVEKVKEIFQELEFRRLTDNFLKTFAPQDESTSTSKTVTSSTVEKTSPNSVSSSSSNAGAGQFSLFGASTTLSDQNQTVTENSRKTAETTSHFYQSVASGMATKLFVKNLMNQTSVCFDTETTGLNPLTAELVGIAFSWEVGKGFYVPFPEDKSEAQNLIEILRPFFENENIEKIGQNLKYDIKVLAKYNVDVKGKLFDTMLAHYLINPDMRHGMDVLAETYLNYTPISITELIGKKGKNQLSMREVPLEKQTEYAVEDADITLQLKEHFQTELGEANTQKLFDDIEIPLLRVLAAMELEGINLDTEFLNSLSEQLNTDISNLEQEIYATAGEEFNIASPKQLGIILFEKMKLVDKPKKTKTGQYSTAEDVLSYLAKDHDIIQKILDFRGLSKLKSTYVDALPLQVEPSTNRVHTDYMQTVAATGRLSSNNPNLQNIPIRTERGRQVRKAFVPRNEEYTLLAADYSQIELRIIAALSEEETMIEAFKNGEDIHASTASKVFNVPLAEVTREQRSNAKTVNFGIIYGVSAFGLSNQTDLSRGEAKELIDTYYATYPKLKAYMGKQVDFARDNGYVQTVLGRRRYLKDINSRNAVVRGAAERNAVNAPIQGSAADIIKIAMINIYNKLQGGNYKSKMLLQVHDELVFDVYKPELEELKILIKTEMENAYKMDVPLDVEIDTGLNWLEAH
- a CDS encoding cupin domain-containing protein, whose product is MKRQHFLKSLGGISLLALIPNFSITKHLKTLTGNLKGKIIRNNDGTRLNVIGDIQTHKLIGSDTNNQIVEWVDDVEPGVGIPPHIHTKEDEIFRVIKGEIEIMVDGKTTVLKAGDVAFAPKNIPHSWTVIGTEKAKMITSAFPAGIEIMFKELNDLPSGPPDFKVVSEICGRYGITFMT
- a CDS encoding MltF family protein, coding for MPANKKPFNLSQFIAILFFSLYLTCVEKPNSNSNITVEEPTQQRDLAAIKKDGKLKALTVYSGTSYFLYRGKPMGYEYELLKRLAKYLDLELEIIVADDIDDLINMLNRGDGDILAHGLTITASRKASVSFSNYLYLTKQVLVQKKPDDWRTMHWHKLENSLVNDAIELLQDTVSVRNESAYKERIINLSEELGGKIYIKNLPGEMATDKIIKEVADGEIKYTIADNNIAKIMASYHPILDVDVPVSFSQRIGWATRKNSPELLKATNLWLEELKKDVDYNVIYNKYFKNKKDFRRRVKSDFYSLNKEEISPYDSLIKIHSEKIGWDWRLVASLIYQESRFDPNNSSWANAKGLMQIMPKTAKELGVTDRTDPKQSIRGGTSYLGQLSEYFEAVKDSTERKKFTMASYNCGLYHVKDAQKLAKKRGLNPKLWDDNVEDMILELSLPKNYNDPVVKYGYVRGIEPYNYVNQIFERYAHYKQFISE